One Triticum dicoccoides isolate Atlit2015 ecotype Zavitan chromosome 3B, WEW_v2.0, whole genome shotgun sequence genomic window, tttctttgtgcattgtgtcgaagagctctagcagcatctggtgttcggccgggtcgaactcccacatatcaaatgcccgtctttgacacgggagaatccggcgaataagcatgacctggaccacgttgacaagcttgatcttcttgtccctcatacttctgaTGTAGGTCTCAAGTCCGGTCAACTctgtgggttcgccccaggccaggcccttcttctcccaggacgtgagccgcatggggattccggatctgaatttaggggccgccgcccagttggcgtcgcgcggctcggtgatgtagaaccaccctgattgccacccctttatggtctccacgaaggagccatcaagccatgtaacattgggcattctgcccaccatggcaccttcgcactccgcctgttggccgctcacgatcttcggcttcacgcagaatatTTTCAACCACAGgctgaagtgaggcttgatgcggaggaaggcctcacacacgacgatgaacgccgagatgttgaggacgaaattcggggccagatcgtgaaaatctagcccgtagtagtacatgagcccgtggacggaagggtggagtggaaaccctagtccacgaacgaaatgagggagaaatactactctctcccgaaaCTTTGGCGTAggggtaatctgtccctctgtTGGAATCCTGTGCGTGATAttagcggccaggtatccggcctccggaagcttggtaatgttctcctctgtgacagaggaggccatccacttgcctcccgctccggacatgctgcggtcctacggagaagatgagaacttgggcgctggagctcgagggtgcgagaacggatgagcaaaggaggaagaaggcgtgggtgaaaatgggagatCTCTGCCCCTTTATAAAGCGATgtatgtgcgcctccccacttgcctctcgaaatctcttatctttccaagcgcctcgattaatggcgctggttgggttacccgtgcccgtattgatggagatcccacgataaggggacacaatctctgctttgacaagacgtgccaaagaagccACCTCGCGATGTGTGTGGAAGCAGGttgtagaaaacggttcgaataaaagccggaccgtggcgtgatgtcacttttcgaagaattgtcagcagattagattcgtggattattattattctctctacggtggtatatggaatgttatcttgcagaggcggacacggtccttgtgttcggaatttatcattagaagtattcggagatggaacccgcctcgcaatgccgaagacaatctacgcgccggactcgtcgtcattgaagcctggttcaggggctactgagggagtcctggataagggggtatccgaacagccgaactatgtactttggctggactgttggactatgaagatataagattgaagacttcgtcccgtgtccggatgggactctccttggcgtggaaggcaagcttggcgattcagatgtagatctccttctctgtaaaccgactctgtgtaaccctagccccctccggtgtctatataaaccggagggtttagtctgtaggactcatcatcattatcatcaacaattataccataggctagcttctagggtttagcgtctttgatctcgtggtagatccactcttgtaatactcatatcatcaagatcaatcaagcaggaagtagggtattacttccatcgagagggcccaaacctgggtaaacatcgtgtccccagcctcctgttaccattagcctaagacgcacagttcgggaccccctacccgagatccgccggttttgacaccgacaattgtgACCTCTGTTAGGCGTGGAGTTGTGTTCCCGTGGCTCTGCTGCGATTCGCTCTCGGCGGTGGTTGGCTAGCGGCGCCCGGAGCGCGGATCCGGGGATCTCGGTCCGGATCTGGTGCGTCTTCGACGCTGGCCGGCGTCCCTGGGGTGCTCACGGCAGGGAGTGTAGCGGTTGTCTCTAGATCCTTGCGTGGAGCATAGCAGGATGGAGGGTGTAGGTGGTGCACCGAcactggcggtggcggcggcggtgctgcGAGGCCTTGCCAGGAAGGGTCTTGGCGGGCAGCGGGTGTTCGGTTGCCGTGTGAGGCGTGCGGCGATGCCTCAGCGGAGTGGGTGCTGGATTGTGGTCGGAGGTGCGGATCGGATCCATTCAGGTGTGGCAGTCCCCTGGCGCGGGTGAAGGCCACCGTGGCGGAACTGGCTTTGCACCGCTCAGTGGTTGCTGCGGCTCCTAGTCGATGTTGAAGGTGATGGCTTTAGGCGTGTTCCCTTGGCAGTGAGGGGGGCTTCGATGGCAAGTTGTTGCGGTGACGGCGCTGCGAGGCATCTGATCGGGACTGACCGGGATCTTGGAGACGTGGAGATGTGCAGCGCTACAGATGAAAATCCTGTTCAGTTGTAGCTGGACCGGCGTTGATGGCACCTATGGGTGTCATTCACCTTCCTGGAGGCTTCATCGAGTGCAACGCCATCTTCCTCGCGACCTCGTATCGGCAGTTGTCTCCGCGGCGAAAGCCTTGATGGCAACATCTTTGAGGTTGTTACTCTGTTGGGAGCATTGTGCTGGGAGACTCGAGGTCCATGATGCGCTCCTCCGGTGTTCACCGCTGCCCGGATCTTTCTCCTCCGGCGCCATGTATGGTCGTCGTTGGCTAATCCAAGAAAGCTGGAGTTGCTGTTCTTCGGAGGTCTTCAGTGTTGGCCGAGACGCGACGAGGGGCTCGGTGTTGGGTAGGCTTTTTGTGTCGTAGCTGTGTTGTTGTATTTGGTTGTCCTTATACGATCCGGGTGTGGAGTTGGTCGCCTTCATTGTTCGCAGCGAATGATAGACGTTGTTGTATGTCTTATTTCTTTCCTtttataaagctaaggtacgcaatCTGCGTACCTAAAAAAAACGCCAATCGGCTAATGTTTGTCTACTCAGCATTTCCCCTGCATTTTTAGAGGTAATGTACTACTTAAACTAATATAAAACATTTTAGATTACTACTACAGAGGGAATAATAATTAAGTGAAAACAAGAAATACAATCTTTTTTTCGAGGAACAAGCAATATAGTTTAGAGAAGAAACTTATTTTCTGCcgaacaagaggaagaagaaggaactaTGTAATTTTTTCTGATAGGAAAACGAAGGAATTCAGAGTGTTGTTAACGAAAGTGGGCTTGTCCTGGAATCAACTTGGTCGTGATGCTTCTTTAAATCAGCATCAATCAAGTAAAAAGCATTCACTAGTCGGCAGTACGTAGCAGCATCTTCTCACGGTAGGCTAGATCCTTTCTGTAATTTTGTCAATCAGCAGGCTCGATATTTACCTGCACGCGCAGCTCCAGCTTTCCGCCTACAGTGGAAGGAAGGAAAGATCGGTAGAGGGGATAGATAGATAAGCGTCTCGCGTGATCGATGCCTACCGTCGTTGCCGACGTTGAAGAATATTTATTTCTTGACATCTGTAGTTCTGACCGATCCACGCCACAGGTGCCAACCGACGGATCATGGGTTGGATATATATTTTCCTCAGGCACCTTGAGCAGGCACACGCGTCCCGTTCCAGCACGCAACAAGCAAGCACGGTttacgtgcgtgcgtgcgtgcgtgattGGACGTCGCGGATCCACCTGCACGTCGACCGAAGCCCCGGCGATCGAATCGCAGTCGCACCAAGAAAATCGGAGACGAAAAGAAAACAAACGCGCGGTCGACGGGTCAGCACGCCATCTCTTCTGGTTCCGGGGACCTCACGCTCGTGCAGCCGGCGCGCACAGGAGCACGAGCACGCTGGCGGCGCTGCCACTGACTGCAGCGCAGCCCACGGGACGGCGCGGCGAGATCCGGAACAGTTGTATCCGAGGCATATTCCTTCCCCCGCGCGTGGCTGGACAGTGGGCGCACTTACTTTATCTCAGCCCATGGGCCATGGCCGGATCTGGATAGGCCTGGATGGTCTTCTCGTGTCGGTTTTCTGCCTCGGTCGACGACGCCCGGGGACGAACCAAGAGAGGCGATCGATTGATGGACTGATCGATCGAGCCTGCTGGAATCTATCTATCCTATCCGTCCATCCGTCTGCCCGCATTTCCACATCACccgtgccatgccatgccatgccatgccatggatCCAAAGCCGCAGGCAGCTCCTCAGCAGAATACCCTAGCACTGTACCGTACCTGCCGATTGCATAGTCTTTTCCACCCAAGACCTACCAACCCCCAACTACACGTACGcccaacacacacgcacacaacgCATCGTCGTCTCATCATCGTCCTCACCGTCGACCCGTCGTCGATCGGCACGACACGACTCATCCTTATCCACCACGTCCCCGACGCCCAGCCCGCGCACACGAACACCGCACCCGTACCACCACGCCGCCGGTCCCGACCCAGGACGTGTCGCGACGGCACGGGCCACGCGCGCGGTCCCCTTCCCGAAACGGAACGCCCGTCCGTCCGCGTCAGCCGCCCCCGGCGCGCCCGTCCAAGCGCCCTGACGTAAGCCATGACAGAAGCGGCGCCGCCGATTCGGGCTCCACGTGTCCCAGTCAGCCGGTCAGCGCCCCCGCCCCTCCCCGCACCACGTGTGCCCTGCCCCGCCCGGACCACACGTGTCACGCCCCTCGCCCCTATAAATCCCCCCCGCCTCGCCCGGAACAAGTTTCaggcctcctctcctccctcctcccacctAGAGCAGCAGCCGAAGAGAAGGAAAATTCAGTAGCAGTAGAACTCAGAGCAGCGGCAGCAGAACTGCGGCGAGCTGATCCAGCGAGAGAACTACAGCGAGGTTTGTTGGATCGCCGACCCGACCGGAGATGAGCGGCGGACAGGAGCTGAATCTGCCGCCGGGCTTCCGGTTCCACCCGACGGACGAGGAGCTGGTGACGCACTACCTCTGCCGCCGCTGCGCCGGCGCGCCCATCGCCGTCCCCATCATCACCGAGATCGACCTCTACAAGTTCGACCCCTGGCAGCTCCCAAGTACGTTCTTCACCAATCCTCCACGCGCTTGATCCGTCCAGCTATCTGTTTTAATCTTTGGAATTACTAACCATGTTCTCGTGATCTGTTGTGCAGAGATGGCGCTGTACGGCGAGAAGGAGTGGTACTTCTTCTCCCCGCGGGACCGCAAGTACCCCAACGGGTCCAGGCCCAACAGGGCCGCCGGGTCCGGGTACTGGAAGGCGACGGGGGCCGACAAGCCCGTGGGCACCCCCAAGCCGCTGGCCATCAAGAAGGCGCTCGTCTTCTACGCCGGCAAGGCCCCCAAGGGCGAGAagaccaactggatcatgcacgagTACCGCCTCGCCGACGTCGACCGATCCGCCCGCAAGAAGAACAGCCTCAGGGTAAGCAAACCATGCATCCATGCCAGCCTCGCGGCAGTAATTCCAGTATCTTGTACTAATAAATCACCTCGTTAATTAATTAAATTGAAATCGCCGTAGATAGATTAGATCGACGGGGGATATTTTAGTGCGATATTTCCATGATCTGGCAATTACGACGGCACAGTAGATTTTTTTTCTCGGGGTACAGTGGATTGTTGCTTTCGAAATAAATGGGCGGATAGGCGGCGCCCGTGGATTTGGGCCGCGGGATTTCACGGCGGATGGGCCAGGGGGGCCGCACCCGGTGCAACTTGCTCAATGATTCGCGCTGTGTGAATGCGGTCGATGCCATCACCTCATCCCTTTCAGTTTGAGGACCCATGATTCGCCCATGCGACGGCGACGGCGCCGGCGCCGACGGGAACGCCGCTGTACCGGTAGAGAGCATCACAGCAACTGGCCGACTCGATAATGCTAAAATAATGAAGCTGTCAGAGTGATCGTCATCTGTGATCTGTGATCGTTTGTCTGACATGTTTGTGGTTTGGTTCTGTGCAGTTGGATGACTGGGTGCTGTGCCGCATCTACAACAAGAAGGGCGGCTTGGAGAAGCCGGCGTCCGTGGACCGCAAGCCGGCGGCCATGGGCGGCTACGGGGGTCCTCCTGGGGCCATGGTGAGCTCCCCGCAGGAGCAGAAGCCCGTCATGGGGATGAACGCCAACGGCGGCGGTGGCGTGCAGCCGTTCCCGGACTTCGCGGCGTACTACGACCGGCCGTCCGACTCGATGCCGCGGCTGCACGCCGACTCGAGCTGCTCGGAGCAGGTGCTGTCGCCGGACTTCCCGGCCGGGGAGGTGCAGAGCCAGCCCAAGATCAGCGAGTGGGAGCGCTCATTCGCCTCCGGCGGCGACCCTGTGAACCCGGCGGCCGGCTCCATGCTCGAGCCCAACGGCGGCTTCGGCGGCGACCCGCTCCTCCAGGACATCCTCATGTACTGGGGCAAGCCGTTCTAAGCAGCAAACAAACCGATCGATCGGTCGAAGCGAGTACCTCCATCCTTGGCGTTTGGGGCGATGAAACGGGCGAGCCGCCATTGTTGACCTGATGAAGGGGAGATAATTTAAGAAGATATTAGACGGGAGATAAGACAAAATCAGGTgcttgatgacgacgacgacgaagattgGAAGGTGGCGGCGATGATACCGTGGGTCCCCGGGCTCTCTCACCAGCTTGACATGACCGACGCCCAAGATGCTTCAAAGCGTTCGCCGCATTGCATCATCGGGCGGGCGGTTGTGCGCTAGCATGCATGCATGTGCGTGTATATGGATGGGTGTACATACATGGAGATCATGATTGGTTCGGTGCAGGGGTTGCTGTTTCTTGATTGGTTAGTNNNNNNNNNNNNNNNNNNNNNNNNNNNNNNNNNNNNNNNNNNNNNNNNNNNNNNNNNNNNNNNNNNNNNNNNNNNNNNNNNNNNNNNNNNNNNNNNNNNNNNNNNNNNNNNNNNNNNNNNNNNNNNNNNNNNNNNNNNNNNNNNNNNNNNNNNNNNNNNNNNNNNNNNNNNNNNNNNNNNNNNNNNNNNNNNNNNNNNNNNNNNNNNNNNNNNNNNN contains:
- the LOC119277953 gene encoding NAC domain-containing protein 48-like, whose translation is MSGGQELNLPPGFRFHPTDEELVTHYLCRRCAGAPIAVPIITEIDLYKFDPWQLPKMALYGEKEWYFFSPRDRKYPNGSRPNRAAGSGYWKATGADKPVGTPKPLAIKKALVFYAGKAPKGEKTNWIMHEYRLADVDRSARKKNSLRLDDWVLCRIYNKKGGLEKPASVDRKPAAMGGYGGPPGAMVSSPQEQKPVMGMNANGGGGVQPFPDFAAYYDRPSDSMPRLHADSSCSEQVLSPDFPAGEVQSQPKISEWERSFASGGDPVNPAAGSMLEPNGGFGGDPLLQDILMYWGKPF